One stretch of Actinomycetota bacterium DNA includes these proteins:
- the tuf gene encoding elongation factor Tu — MAKQKFERTKPHVNIGTIGHIDHGKTTLTAAITKVLSKQGMADFTPFDQIDKAPEERERGITIAIAHVEYQTENRHYAHVDCPGHADYIKNMITGAAQMDGAILVVSAADGPMPQTREHVLLARQVGVPYIVVALNKVDMVDDPELLELVELEVRELLSSYEFPGDDLPVIRVSALKALEGDEEAEKGILELMAACDANVPEPVRDVEKPFLMAIEDVFSITGRGTVVTGRVETGKIHVGDEVEIVGIRPTTKTTVTGVEMFRKLLDEGMAGDNIGALLRGTAKDDVERGQVLAKGGTITPHTDFEAQVYVLSKEEGGRHTPFFNNYRPQFYFRTTDITGSIKLPEGVEMVMPGDNTQMTVQLINPIAMDEGLRFAIREGGRTVGAGRVVKIEK, encoded by the coding sequence ATGGCGAAGCAGAAGTTCGAGCGGACGAAGCCCCACGTGAACATCGGCACCATCGGTCACATCGACCATGGGAAAACGACGCTCACGGCCGCCATCACCAAGGTCCTCTCCAAGCAGGGGATGGCCGACTTCACGCCGTTCGACCAGATCGATAAGGCTCCGGAGGAGCGGGAGCGCGGCATCACGATCGCGATCGCGCACGTCGAGTACCAGACGGAGAACCGTCACTACGCGCACGTCGATTGCCCGGGCCACGCCGACTACATCAAGAACATGATCACCGGCGCAGCGCAGATGGACGGGGCGATCCTCGTCGTATCCGCTGCCGACGGCCCGATGCCCCAGACACGTGAGCACGTGCTGCTCGCCCGTCAGGTCGGCGTGCCGTACATCGTGGTCGCGCTGAACAAGGTGGATATGGTCGACGACCCCGAGCTGCTCGAACTCGTCGAGCTCGAGGTACGCGAGCTGCTCTCGTCGTACGAGTTCCCCGGCGACGACCTTCCGGTCATCCGGGTGTCGGCGCTCAAGGCGCTCGAGGGCGACGAGGAAGCCGAGAAAGGCATCCTCGAGCTGATGGCGGCCTGTGACGCCAACGTCCCCGAACCCGTCCGTGACGTCGAGAAGCCGTTCCTGATGGCGATCGAAGACGTGTTCTCCATCACCGGGCGCGGAACCGTCGTGACCGGCCGCGTCGAGACCGGCAAGATCCACGTCGGCGACGAGGTCGAGATCGTCGGGATCCGGCCGACGACGAAGACGACCGTGACCGGTGTGGAGATGTTCCGCAAGCTGCTCGACGAAGGCATGGCCGGCGACAACATCGGCGCCCTCCTGCGCGGGACCGCGAAGGACGACGTCGAGCGCGGTCAGGTCCTTGCCAAGGGCGGGACGATCACGCCGCACACCGACTTCGAGGCGCAGGTGTACGTCCTGTCCAAGGAAGAGGGCGGGCGGCACACGCCGTTCTTCAACAACTATCGCCCGCAGTTCTACTTCCGTACGACCGACATCACGGGCTCGATCAAGCTGCCGGAGGGCGTCGAGATGGTCATGCCGGGCGACAACACGCAGATGACCGTCCAGCTCATCAACCCGATCGCGATGGACGAGGGGCTTCGTTTCGCGATCCGTGAAGGTGGACGTACCGTCGGCGCCGGCCGCGTCGTAAAGATCGAGAAGTAA
- the fusA gene encoding elongation factor G yields the protein MIREYPLARTRNIGIMAHIDAGKTTTTERILYYTGKTYKVGEVHEGTAVMDWMVQEQERGITITSAATTCMWKDHWINIIDTPGHVDFTVEVERSLRILDGAVAVFDAVAGVEPQTETVWRQADRYQVPRICFVNKMDRTGADFFRTVEMIRDRLDSHPIPIQLPIGSEDSFLGVIDLVTMVAHVWPDEGKGEEWEDRPIPDEYKEAADHWRHELYESLADYDEEVMEAYIGGGPEPSAEHMRRAIRAATLAGTATPVICGTAFKNKGVQPLLDAIVQYLPSPLDVPPVAGTIPGSAVETRPPDDEAPFSALAFKIAADPYVGKLTYFRVYSGTLRTGAHVNNSSKDRKERVGRILQMHANHREDRTAAFAGDIVAAVGLKHTTTGDTLCDPASPIVLESMTFPAPVISVAIEPKTKADQEKLGKALQSLSDEDPTFVVRFDEETGQTIIAGMGELHLEVLVDRLTREFKVGANVGKPQVAYRETIAKTVPKHQVRFVRQTGGRGQFAVVEISLEPTGPGGGFEFVSKLKGGSIPNEYIPAVDEGIQEAMESGVLAGYPLVDLRATLLDGQYHDVDSSEIAFKIAGSMALKEAARKADPILLEPMMEVEVVTPDTSMGDVIGDLTSRRGKIERMDARGSMQVIRAHVPLAEMFGYATDLRSKTQGRATYTMQFHTYQRVPESIAKEIVAKVRGE from the coding sequence GTGATCCGCGAGTACCCGCTCGCCCGAACCCGGAACATCGGGATCATGGCGCATATCGACGCCGGCAAGACCACCACGACCGAGCGGATCCTCTATTACACCGGCAAGACGTACAAGGTCGGCGAGGTTCACGAGGGCACCGCGGTCATGGACTGGATGGTCCAGGAGCAGGAGCGCGGAATCACGATCACCTCCGCCGCGACCACCTGCATGTGGAAGGACCACTGGATCAACATCATCGATACGCCCGGGCACGTGGACTTTACGGTCGAGGTAGAACGCAGCCTGCGGATCCTCGATGGGGCGGTCGCCGTCTTCGACGCCGTCGCAGGCGTGGAACCACAGACCGAGACCGTGTGGCGCCAGGCCGACCGGTACCAGGTCCCGCGTATCTGCTTCGTCAACAAGATGGACCGCACCGGCGCCGACTTCTTCCGGACCGTCGAGATGATCCGCGACCGGCTCGACTCGCATCCCATCCCGATCCAGCTGCCGATCGGCAGCGAGGACTCGTTCTTGGGTGTCATCGACCTCGTAACGATGGTCGCGCATGTGTGGCCGGACGAAGGCAAAGGCGAGGAGTGGGAGGACCGCCCGATCCCCGACGAGTACAAGGAAGCCGCCGACCACTGGCGCCATGAGCTCTATGAGTCGCTCGCCGACTATGACGAGGAAGTCATGGAGGCCTACATCGGCGGTGGTCCCGAGCCGTCCGCGGAGCACATGCGTCGCGCGATCCGCGCCGCCACCTTGGCCGGCACGGCGACGCCGGTTATCTGCGGGACTGCATTCAAGAACAAGGGCGTTCAGCCCTTGCTGGATGCGATCGTGCAGTACCTGCCTTCGCCGCTCGACGTTCCGCCGGTGGCCGGGACGATCCCCGGTAGTGCGGTCGAGACCCGTCCGCCGGATGACGAGGCGCCCTTCTCGGCGCTCGCGTTCAAGATCGCGGCCGATCCCTACGTCGGCAAGCTCACCTACTTCCGCGTTTACTCGGGGACGCTGCGGACGGGCGCGCACGTGAACAACTCGTCCAAGGACCGCAAAGAGCGCGTGGGCCGCATCCTCCAGATGCACGCGAACCACCGCGAGGACCGCACCGCTGCCTTCGCAGGTGACATCGTCGCGGCCGTGGGCCTGAAGCACACCACCACCGGAGACACGCTGTGCGACCCGGCTTCGCCGATCGTGCTCGAATCGATGACGTTCCCGGCACCGGTGATCTCCGTTGCGATCGAGCCGAAGACGAAGGCCGACCAGGAGAAGCTCGGGAAGGCGCTCCAGTCGCTCTCCGACGAGGATCCGACGTTCGTCGTCCGGTTCGACGAGGAGACCGGCCAGACGATCATCGCGGGGATGGGCGAGCTGCATCTCGAGGTGCTGGTCGACCGGCTGACGCGCGAATTCAAGGTCGGCGCGAACGTCGGCAAGCCGCAGGTCGCCTACCGCGAGACCATCGCCAAGACCGTTCCGAAGCACCAGGTCCGCTTCGTGCGTCAGACCGGCGGCCGCGGTCAGTTCGCCGTCGTCGAGATCTCGCTCGAGCCGACGGGTCCCGGCGGTGGCTTCGAATTCGTCTCGAAGCTCAAAGGGGGCTCGATCCCCAACGAATACATCCCTGCGGTCGACGAAGGGATCCAGGAAGCGATGGAGTCCGGCGTGCTCGCGGGGTACCCGCTCGTCGATCTCCGTGCGACGCTGCTCGACGGTCAGTACCACGACGTCGACTCGTCGGAGATCGCGTTCAAGATCGCCGGCTCGATGGCGTTGAAGGAGGCCGCCCGTAAGGCCGACCCCATACTGCTCGAGCCGATGATGGAGGTCGAGGTCGTTACGCCGGATACCTCGATGGGTGACGTGATCGGCGACCTGACCTCGCGTCGGGGCAAGATCGAGCGGATGGATGCGCGCGGCTCGATGCAGGTTATCCGTGCGCACGTGCCGCTCGCGGAGATGTTCGGATACGCCACGGATCTGCGCTCCAAGACGCAGGGCCGGGCGACGTACACGATGCAGTTCCACACGTATCAGCGCGTGCCCGAAAGCATCGCGAAAGAGATCGTCGCAAAGGTCCGGGGCGAATAA
- the rpsG gene encoding 30S ribosomal protein S7 gives MPRKGPIPKREVLADPVYSSVLVTQLTNKVLERGKRGTAEAIVYTALEKLSERSNVDAVTALKKAVENVKPQLEVRSRRVGGATYQVPVEVPNRRGTTLALRWLIQNSRSRREKSMAERLAGELGDALNMTGTSVKRKEDLHKMAESNKAFAHYRW, from the coding sequence TTGCCGAGAAAAGGGCCGATCCCGAAGCGCGAGGTCCTCGCGGACCCCGTGTACAGCAGCGTGCTCGTGACTCAGCTCACGAACAAGGTGTTGGAGCGCGGGAAGCGCGGCACGGCGGAAGCGATCGTCTACACGGCGCTGGAGAAGCTCTCCGAGCGGTCGAACGTGGACGCGGTGACCGCGTTGAAGAAGGCCGTTGAAAATGTGAAGCCGCAACTCGAGGTCCGGTCTCGACGCGTCGGCGGTGCGACGTATCAGGTTCCGGTCGAGGTGCCCAACCGGCGCGGCACGACGCTCGCGCTTCGGTGGCTCATCCAGAACTCGCGGTCGCGCCGGGAGAAGTCGATGGCCGAGCGGCTGGCCGGCGAGCTGGGCGACGCGCTGAACATGACCGGAACGTCCGTGAAGCGCAAGGAAGACCTCCACAAGATGGCGGAGTCGAACAAGGCGTTCGCGCACTACCGGTGGTAG
- the rpsL gene encoding 30S ribosomal protein S12 codes for MPTIQQLVRHGRKQKRTKVRTPALKGSPQRRGVCTRVYTTTPKKPNSALRKVARVRLTSGTEVTAYIPGIGHNLQEHSIVLVRGGRVKDLPGVRYKIIRAALDTAGVRDRKQARSKYGAKREK; via the coding sequence ATGCCGACGATCCAGCAGCTGGTACGTCACGGCCGCAAGCAGAAGCGGACCAAGGTGCGCACGCCCGCACTTAAGGGATCGCCTCAGCGCCGCGGAGTGTGTACGCGCGTCTACACGACGACGCCGAAGAAGCCGAACTCGGCGCTCCGGAAGGTGGCGCGCGTCCGGCTGACCAGCGGCACCGAGGTCACGGCGTATATCCCCGGTATCGGGCACAACCTGCAGGAGCACTCGATCGTGCTCGTTCGAGGCGGCCGCGTGAAAGACCTCCCGGGCGTTCGTTACAAGATCATCCGGGCGGCCCTCGACACCGCAGGCGTGCGCGACCGCAAGCAAGCCCGTTCAAAGTACGGAGCTAAGCGAGAGAAATAG
- a CDS encoding MBOAT family protein, with amino-acid sequence MVFNSYEFALFLPIVLGLYWILRHRQQNLLLLVASYVFYGAWDYRFLGLMATSTVTDYVVGRLLASTEDERRRKRIFLVSLAVNLGILGFFKYFNFFVDSGADLLRALGFEANPTTLRILLPVGISFYTFHGISYTFDVYRREIEPVHRFLDFALFVSYFPQLVAGPIGRAQVQLPQFEHPRRRPSWDQIRSGVFLILLGLFKKIAIADALASTVNSAFANASRVSAATLLLGVYGFALQIYGDFSGYSDIARGTSRLFGIELLKNFDQPYLSRNITDFWRTWHISLSTWLRDYLYVPLGGNRKGRFATYRNLMVTMLLGGLWHGAAWGFVVWGGLHGAYLCVHRAISRKARRTTPIGGSLDDTPGDTDATDAKPDEEVRAPHTAPPPRFHLLRDFWPALLTFHLVCFAWIFFRAESFDQAADVITGILSFRRGAPGLDGMLLVGLGGLAIFLIDLYQRNGGSETAILRAPALVRGAFYGLLATAIIVFSGGSPVPFIYFQF; translated from the coding sequence ATGGTCTTCAACTCCTACGAATTCGCGCTGTTCTTGCCGATCGTTCTCGGTCTCTACTGGATCCTCCGGCACCGCCAGCAGAACCTTCTCCTCCTCGTTGCCTCGTACGTCTTCTACGGTGCGTGGGATTACCGATTCCTCGGGCTGATGGCTACTTCGACGGTAACCGACTACGTCGTCGGCAGGCTGCTCGCGTCGACGGAAGACGAACGGCGGCGCAAGCGCATCTTCCTGGTAAGCCTCGCGGTGAACCTCGGCATCCTCGGATTCTTCAAATACTTCAACTTCTTCGTCGACTCCGGCGCCGACCTGCTCCGCGCGCTGGGGTTCGAAGCGAACCCCACGACGCTCCGCATCCTGCTTCCGGTCGGGATCTCCTTCTACACGTTCCACGGGATCTCGTACACGTTCGATGTGTACCGCCGCGAGATCGAGCCGGTCCACCGTTTCCTTGATTTCGCGCTCTTCGTCTCGTACTTCCCGCAGCTGGTGGCCGGCCCGATCGGCCGCGCACAGGTGCAGCTCCCCCAGTTCGAACACCCGCGGCGCAGGCCTTCCTGGGATCAGATCCGGTCCGGTGTCTTCCTGATCCTCCTTGGCTTGTTCAAGAAGATCGCCATCGCCGACGCGCTCGCGTCGACGGTCAACTCCGCTTTCGCAAACGCGAGCCGCGTCAGCGCGGCGACGCTCTTGCTCGGCGTGTACGGGTTCGCTCTCCAGATCTACGGCGATTTCTCCGGATACAGCGACATCGCCCGCGGAACGTCGCGGCTTTTCGGCATCGAGCTCCTCAAGAACTTCGACCAGCCGTACCTCTCGAGAAACATCACCGACTTCTGGCGGACATGGCACATCTCGCTTTCGACATGGCTGCGCGACTACCTCTACGTGCCGCTCGGCGGGAACCGGAAGGGCCGCTTCGCCACCTATCGCAACCTGATGGTCACGATGCTCCTGGGCGGCCTCTGGCACGGCGCGGCGTGGGGGTTCGTTGTCTGGGGCGGGCTCCACGGCGCGTACTTGTGCGTCCACCGAGCGATCAGCCGGAAGGCGCGCCGCACGACACCGATCGGCGGCTCGCTCGACGACACTCCCGGCGACACGGACGCAACAGACGCGAAGCCGGACGAAGAGGTTCGGGCACCGCATACCGCGCCCCCACCGCGGTTCCATCTTCTCCGAGATTTCTGGCCGGCACTTCTGACGTTCCATCTCGTGTGTTTCGCGTGGATATTCTTCCGTGCCGAATCATTCGACCAGGCCGCTGACGTCATCACCGGGATCCTCAGCTTCCGGCGAGGGGCGCCAGGGCTCGATGGGATGCTGCTCGTTGGACTGGGCGGGCTCGCGATCTTCCTGATCGATCTGTATCAGCGGAACGGGGGCTCCGAGACGGCGATCCTGCGCGCACCGGCGCTCGTTCGGGGGGCGTTCTATGGGCTCCTCGCCACCGCGATCATCGTCTTCAGCGGAGGCTCGCCGGTCCCGTTCATCTATTTCCAGTTCTAG